From Plodia interpunctella isolate USDA-ARS_2022_Savannah chromosome 18, ilPloInte3.2, whole genome shotgun sequence, a single genomic window includes:
- the LOC128677573 gene encoding uncharacterized protein LOC128677573, whose product MPLCGCSNGLVATALVALALLPVQYYVPDLYASREEQQSDISDGNQVPHKRDWYDTPFAHFPPLDLIFAAVLFMLAFATYLCEWIQRKLMERRIVKLNRYLRTSVQRLRAWDNRQEHLETALRAVQGATAEYNLLLYLLMRQHRCLTAPHAPHTPHVPHNMHAQPNCHNDKELEDDFAFLRSPALEVPLL is encoded by the exons ATGCCACTTTGCGGATGTTCTAATGGGCTGGTGGCCACGGCTTTGGTGGCGCTCGCGTTGCTCCCTGTTCAGTATTATGTGCCAGACCTGTACGCGAGCCGTGAAGAACAACAATCGGATATTTCCGACGGCAACCAAGTACCTCACAAGCGAGATTGGTACGACACCCCTTTCGCTCACTTCCCTCCATTGGACCTAATATTTGCGGCAGTTTTATTCATGTTGGCGTTCGCAACTTACTTATGCGAGTGGATTCAGAGAAAATTAATGGAAAGAAGAATAGTCAag TTAAACCGATATTTACGTACAAGTGTCCAGCGGCTGCGCGCTTGGGACAATCGACAGGAACACCTGGAGACCGCCCTGCGCGCCGTCCAGGGCGCGACTGCGGAGTACAACTTGCTGCTGTACCTGCTGATGCGCCAGCACCGCTGCCTCACCGCCCCGCACGCCCCGCACACGCCCCACGTCCCCCACAATATGCACGCACAACCCAACTGCCACAATGACAAGGAGTTGGAAGACGATTTTGCTTTTTTAAGAAGTCCCGCACTAGAAGTGCCGCTTCTATGA
- the LOC128677571 gene encoding uroporphyrinogen-III synthase-like, which yields MKKVVLFKGVSEDYEKVFTDNDYEVVFVEPLQFSFINLDQLKEKLDQDLFDGLILTSPRAIEAVAKCWDPAKFVLWNTKRIYSVGHTSCQRISMLLGLEAIGGTSGNAQNLAKIIISENSKPHKFLFPCGSLRSETLPTMLSEADMTVDAITVYETKENENLRKDLMELNESAPTCMVFFSPSGCEYIYRQLQTFNNRLSVLPHFAIGNSTAHKIENLGLEIAGVATQPVPESVMESVKTYFATEGTVS from the coding sequence ATGAAGAAGGTGGTATTGTTCAAAGGCGTATCGGAAGATTACGAGAAAGTATTTACTGACAACGACTATGAAGTGGTTTTTGTGGAGCCATTACAGTTCTCCTTTATCAACCTGGACCAGCTTAAGGAGAAACTAGACCAAGATCTGTTCGACGGACTAATATTGACAAGTCCCAGAGCCATTGAAGCAGTGGCCAAGTGCTGGGACCCAGCTAAGTTTGTTTTGTGGAACACAAAGAGAATTTACTCAGTAGGTCACACCAGTTGCCAGAGAATTAGTATGTTATTGGGATTGGAAGCAATCGGAGGGACTTCTGGAAATGCTCAGAACTTGGCTAAGATAATTATCAGTGAAAATTCAAAACCACATAAGTTTTTGTTTCCTTGTGGCAGCCTGCGGTCGGAAACATTGCCAACCATGTTATCAGAAGCAGACATGACAGTTGATGCTATAACAGTGTATGAAACAAAAGAGAATGAGAATTTGCGAAAGGATTTAATGGAACTAAATGAATCAGCTCCCACTTGCATGGTCTTCTTTAGTCCTTCTGGTTGTGAATACATTTACCGTCAATTGCAGACATTCAATAACAGGCTGTCCGTGTTGCCACACTTTGCTATTGGAAACTCAACTGCCCATAAGATTGAGAACCTTGGACTAGAAATAGCAGGAGTAGCCACTCAACCTGTACCTGAGAGTGTTATGGAATCTGTTAAGACTTACTTTGCAACTGAAGGGACAGTCAgttaa
- the LOC128677572 gene encoding uncharacterized protein LOC128677572 isoform X1 produces the protein MTTVGGSAPPDPDRAEENALREYYENTDFLFSAEGILKVISVVACIAVAAFHLGSGEAGCGAAPPLPAAAAVAALVAAGSAALLYAGTALQLPLCAPQLWLFMDLIISAVLGVLLLVMAILSLVFCETANAMGFLKAVSHTADGLGGGRHGGGQRGRDVRGGVSPLGRPTAPRGPRGPRAPRAPGPRRLEDSGLRLGPSSFAH, from the exons ATGACGACGGTGGGCGGCAGCGCGCCGCCGGATCCGGACCGCGCCGAGGAGAATGCTCTGCGCGAGTATTACGAGAACACTGACTTCCTCTTCTCTGCGGAAGGAATCCTCAAAGTCATCTCTGTG GTCGCGTGCATCGCCGTGGCCGCGTTCCACCTGGGGTCGGGTGAGGCGGGCTGCGGCGCGGCGCCTCCGCTGCCGGCGGCCGCGGCGGTGGCGGCGCTGGTCGCCGCCGGCAGCGCCGCACTGCTCTACGCCGGCACCGCGCTGCAGCTGCCGCTGTGTGCGCCGCAACTCTGGCTGTTCATG GACCTGATAATCTCGGCGGTGCTGGGCGTGCTGCTGCTGGTGATGGCCATCCTCAGTCTGGTGTTCTGCGAGACCGCCAACGCCATGGGCTTCCTCAAGGCGGTGAGTCACACGG CCGATGGGCTTGGCGGTGGCCGGCACGGTGGTGGGCAGCGCGGGCGTGACGTTCGCGGCGGTGTCTCGCCGCTGGGACGCCCCACAGCGCCCCGCGGGCCCCGCGGGCCCCGCGCGCCCCGCGCCCCCGGACCTCGACGTCTAGAGGACTCCGGTCTCCGCCTCGGCCCTTCTTCCTTTGCCCACTAG
- the LOC128677572 gene encoding uncharacterized protein LOC128677572 isoform X2, translating into MTTVGGSAPPDPDRAEENALREYYENTDFLFSAEGILKVISVVACIAVAAFHLGSGEAGCGAAPPLPAAAAVAALVAAGSAALLYAGTALQLPLCAPQLWLFMDLIISAVLGVLLLVMAILSLVFCETANAMGFLKAPMGLAVAGTVVGSAGVTFAAVSRRWDAPQRPAGPAGPARPAPPDLDV; encoded by the exons ATGACGACGGTGGGCGGCAGCGCGCCGCCGGATCCGGACCGCGCCGAGGAGAATGCTCTGCGCGAGTATTACGAGAACACTGACTTCCTCTTCTCTGCGGAAGGAATCCTCAAAGTCATCTCTGTG GTCGCGTGCATCGCCGTGGCCGCGTTCCACCTGGGGTCGGGTGAGGCGGGCTGCGGCGCGGCGCCTCCGCTGCCGGCGGCCGCGGCGGTGGCGGCGCTGGTCGCCGCCGGCAGCGCCGCACTGCTCTACGCCGGCACCGCGCTGCAGCTGCCGCTGTGTGCGCCGCAACTCTGGCTGTTCATG GACCTGATAATCTCGGCGGTGCTGGGCGTGCTGCTGCTGGTGATGGCCATCCTCAGTCTGGTGTTCTGCGAGACCGCCAACGCCATGGGCTTCCTCAAGGCG CCGATGGGCTTGGCGGTGGCCGGCACGGTGGTGGGCAGCGCGGGCGTGACGTTCGCGGCGGTGTCTCGCCGCTGGGACGCCCCACAGCGCCCCGCGGGCCCCGCGGGCCCCGCGCGCCCCGCGCCCCCGGACCTCGACGTCTAG